In Aureibaculum algae, the following are encoded in one genomic region:
- a CDS encoding DUF4290 domain-containing protein, giving the protein MIDYDLEYNSAREHLIIPEYGRHVQKLVNHCIKLETKEKRNEMANAIIDVMGNLQPHLRDVPDFKHKLWDQLFIMSDFKLDADSPYTTPSQAELTAKPDKLDYPKAASKYKFYGHNIQTMIDTALTWEEGELKEALIFTIANHMKKCFLNWNKDTVDDDVIFKHLAELSHGKINLSTSDETLSEIKNLLRKKPTNKSTNKPTNKHKNNSNKNRRKR; this is encoded by the coding sequence ATGATTGACTACGATTTAGAATACAATTCAGCGAGAGAGCATTTGATAATACCGGAATATGGTAGACATGTACAGAAGCTTGTGAACCATTGTATTAAGTTAGAAACAAAAGAAAAACGTAACGAAATGGCGAATGCCATTATTGATGTAATGGGTAATTTGCAACCGCATTTAAGAGATGTTCCAGATTTTAAACATAAATTATGGGATCAGCTTTTTATCATGTCTGATTTTAAGTTGGATGCAGATTCTCCTTATACAACTCCATCGCAAGCTGAATTAACAGCAAAACCAGATAAGTTAGATTATCCAAAAGCAGCATCAAAATATAAATTTTATGGTCATAATATTCAGACTATGATAGATACTGCATTGACATGGGAAGAAGGAGAACTTAAAGAAGCTCTTATTTTTACGATTGCTAACCACATGAAAAAATGCTTTCTTAATTGGAATAAAGATACCGTTGATGATGATGTTATATTTAAACATTTAGCAGAACTTTCTCATGGAAAAATAAATTTAAGTACTTCAGATGAAACTTTATCTGAAATTAAAAATTTATTAAGGAAAAAGCCTACAAATAAATCTACAAATAAACCTACGAATAAGCATAAAAATAATTCAAATAAGAATCGTAGGAAAAGATAA
- a CDS encoding ATP-dependent helicase, whose amino-acid sequence MTNYLEELNEAQRAAVVQKDGAMIIIAGAGSGKTRVLTYRIAHLMKQGVDSFSILALTFTNKAAREMKNRIAKMVGDSEAKNLWMGTFHSVFARILRSEADKLGFPRNFTIYDTQDSVRLISTIIKEMQLDKDRYKSKQVLSRISSFKNSLITVKAYYANSELQETDKMANRPKIGEIYQQYVDRCFKAGAMDFDDLLLRTNELLTRFPDVLAKYQDRFRYIMVDEYQDTNHSQYLIVRALADRFQNICVVGDDSQSIYAFRGANIQNILNFQRDYEEVKIFKLEQNYRSTSNIVEAANSVIDKNKTKLDKEIWTDNDKGEKVKIMRTLSEGEEGRFVANSIFDNKMNHQLKNEDFAILYRTNSQSRAIEDALRKKDITYRIFGGLSFYQRKEIKDILSYLRLIVNPNDEEALKRVINYPARGVGQTTIERLSVAANHYKKSIFEILENIDKVDVKINASTKLKLHNFVTMVKTFQIEAETKNAFEVADFVVKQTKIIKELEKDEAPEAVSKVENVQELLNGIKDFIDEQNEEKEDGEERKTDTSLAYFLEDVALATDLDNEKNKDVDSVSLMTVHMAKGLEFQYVYIVGLEENLFPSAMSMNTRSELEEERRLFYVALTRAEKQAYLSYAHSRYRWGKLVDCEPSRFLEEIDDKYIDFMTPKVSPNINKFINEDIFGDVPQDKVRFKKPVKREVVKPKGKQKSTPETIQISTPKNLKKVSNINQNLFDSNITVGNVVEHTKFGKGEVVNLEGVGSNKKAEINFDSVGSKKLLLQFAKLKILG is encoded by the coding sequence GTGACGAACTACCTAGAAGAATTAAATGAAGCTCAGCGAGCTGCCGTTGTACAAAAAGATGGTGCTATGATTATTATAGCGGGTGCCGGCTCTGGAAAAACCCGTGTTTTGACGTACAGAATTGCTCATTTGATGAAGCAAGGAGTGGACTCTTTCAGCATTTTGGCATTAACCTTTACAAATAAGGCGGCCCGTGAAATGAAGAATAGAATTGCCAAAATGGTGGGAGATAGTGAAGCTAAAAATTTATGGATGGGTACTTTTCACTCTGTTTTTGCTCGAATTTTACGATCAGAAGCAGATAAATTAGGCTTTCCTAGAAATTTTACTATTTACGATACGCAAGATTCTGTTAGACTGATTTCTACGATTATAAAAGAAATGCAGTTAGACAAAGATAGATATAAGTCAAAACAAGTGTTGAGCCGTATTTCTTCTTTTAAAAACAGTCTTATTACAGTAAAGGCCTATTATGCTAATTCTGAATTGCAAGAGACAGATAAAATGGCAAATCGTCCTAAAATAGGTGAGATTTATCAGCAGTATGTAGATCGTTGTTTTAAAGCAGGTGCGATGGATTTTGACGATTTATTGTTGAGAACCAATGAGCTTTTAACACGTTTTCCTGATGTCTTGGCGAAGTATCAAGATAGATTTAGATATATAATGGTTGATGAGTATCAAGATACCAATCACTCTCAATATTTAATTGTGAGAGCCTTAGCAGATCGGTTTCAAAATATTTGTGTAGTTGGTGATGATTCTCAAAGTATTTATGCTTTTAGGGGAGCAAATATTCAAAATATTTTAAATTTCCAACGGGATTACGAAGAGGTTAAGATTTTTAAATTAGAGCAAAATTATAGATCTACTAGTAATATTGTAGAAGCTGCCAATAGTGTTATTGATAAAAATAAAACCAAATTAGATAAAGAAATTTGGACAGATAATGATAAGGGGGAAAAAGTAAAAATAATGCGTACCCTTTCAGAAGGGGAAGAAGGTCGTTTTGTGGCGAATTCAATTTTTGATAATAAGATGAATCATCAACTCAAAAATGAAGACTTTGCCATTTTGTATCGAACGAATTCTCAATCAAGAGCTATTGAAGATGCTTTACGAAAAAAAGATATTACCTATAGAATATTTGGTGGATTATCCTTTTATCAACGTAAAGAAATTAAAGATATATTGTCTTATTTACGCTTAATTGTAAATCCTAATGATGAAGAAGCCTTAAAACGTGTAATAAATTATCCGGCAAGGGGAGTGGGTCAAACTACAATTGAAAGATTAAGTGTTGCTGCTAATCATTATAAAAAATCTATTTTTGAAATTCTTGAAAATATCGATAAAGTCGATGTGAAAATTAATGCAAGTACAAAATTAAAACTACATAATTTTGTAACGATGGTGAAGACTTTTCAGATAGAAGCAGAAACTAAGAATGCGTTTGAAGTTGCTGATTTTGTTGTAAAACAAACCAAAATAATTAAGGAGTTAGAAAAGGATGAAGCTCCAGAAGCGGTTAGTAAAGTTGAAAATGTTCAAGAATTATTAAACGGAATTAAAGATTTTATTGACGAGCAAAACGAGGAAAAAGAAGACGGAGAAGAAAGAAAAACAGATACTTCACTTGCTTACTTTCTTGAAGATGTGGCCTTAGCTACTGATTTAGATAATGAAAAAAACAAGGATGTTGATAGTGTTTCTTTAATGACTGTGCACATGGCAAAGGGATTAGAGTTTCAATATGTATATATTGTTGGTTTGGAAGAAAACTTATTTCCTTCAGCGATGAGTATGAACACGCGAAGTGAACTGGAAGAAGAGCGTCGTTTGTTTTATGTAGCTCTAACTAGGGCTGAAAAACAGGCCTATTTATCATATGCACATTCAAGATACCGATGGGGTAAACTAGTAGATTGTGAACCAAGCCGATTCTTAGAAGAAATAGACGATAAGTATATCGATTTTATGACGCCAAAGGTTTCTCCAAATATTAATAAATTTATTAATGAAGATATTTTTGGTGATGTTCCTCAAGATAAAGTTCGCTTTAAAAAACCTGTAAAAAGAGAGGTGGTTAAACCTAAAGGTAAACAAAAATCAACTCCAGAAACGATACAGATAAGTACACCAAAAAACCTAAAAAAGGTAAGTAATATTAACCAAAATCTATTTGATAGCAATATTACCGTTGGTAATGTAGTTGAGCATACCAAGTTCGGTAAGGGTGAAGTTGTTAACTTAGAAGGTGTTGGTTCTAATAAGAAAGCTGAAATAAACTTTGATTCAGTTGGAAGTAAAAAATTACTATTACAATTTGCCAAACTTAAAATTTTAGGTTAA